The Betta splendens chromosome 7, fBetSpl5.4, whole genome shotgun sequence genome includes a window with the following:
- the stat6 gene encoding signal transducer and activator of transcription 6 isoform X3, with protein MNVRLPSTTSQQPSVIMAQWTRMSQIIPVLSYDTINSLYPVSTFPIEARHYLSEWIESQRWDDFTLEKMEQEGQAGFLLDQTISLLQHVALQSANVVDRMKLMQISRNMTSLKHSPLRFAVMIRDILRKERVLMSSPTPAFQAPPNQLPMVQDLEDLSAKVAKVQEIRQQTHQVQEELNWQYDKVENPHEPKTAEMKSQIQKLEFIVESAARERVALLKTCVDCLDRCQNQLITRLKDWRLEQYKASIGCPFDDNLNTLQSGCEQLLEYNGRLRQELMLTGDLGPEHERLEQLLHILVQSSLVVDKQPPQVIKTQSKFSSTVRYLLGQKVVPGKPVVLKAQIINELQARNLDSVPGCSDNVGELINNNAILEHNSATKSTLATFRNMSIRRIKRADRKGSESVTEEKFAILFTTEINITGCSSPYKIQMISLPVVVIVHGSQDINALATIIWDCAFSERDRVPFVVPERVPWALMCSTLNSKFSSEVQTDHSLDQYNQLFLAQKIFDKPDFIDDFSKMMVSWTQFNKDPLPGRQFTFWMWFEGAMELTKKHLRTYWSSGVIFGFIGKQHLHLILKDRPNGTFLLRFSDSEIGGITIAYVSATENGGQIIQNIQPFTKRDLEIRSLGDRIRDINHITYLYPEFPKDDVFKQFYTAEHQPLPPGGYIPATLHTIVGTDPGSDTPNACPPAMTPMAVNPVQTLQPFSPQESIAPQDMDTGPDVFRPVIPADLDLDSILETLNAGENCLDTKQ; from the exons ATGAATGTGAGGCTTCCCAGTACAACGTCACAACAG CCCAGCGTGATCATGGCCCAGTGGACACGTATGAGCCAGATTATCCCGGTTCTGTCCTATGACACGATCAACAGCCTCTACCCCGTGTCCACCTTCCCCATCGAAGCCAGACATTATTTATCCGAATGGATCGAGAGCCAGCGATG GGACGACTTCACGCTGGAAAAGATGGAGCAGGAGGGCCAGGCCGGGTTTCTGCTGGACCAGACCATCAGCCTGCTGCAGCATGTGGCTCTGCAGAGCGCCAACGTAGTGGACAGGATGAAGCTGATGCAGATCAGCAGGAACATG ACGTCGCTGAAGCACAGCCCGCTGCGGTTTGCAGTGATGATCAGGGACATCCTGCGGAAGGAGCGCGTCCTCATGTCTTCG CCCACGCCTGCGTTCCAGGCCCCTCCCAATCAGCTGCCCATGGTGCAGGACCTGGAGGACCTGTCTGCCAAAGTGGCCAAGGTCCAGGAAATCCGACAGCAGACTCACcaggtgcaggaggagctgaactgGCAGTACGACAAAGTGGAGAACCCGCACG AGCCCAAAACGGCAGAAATGAAGAGCCAGATCCAGAAGCTGGAGTTCATCGTAGAATCAGCAGCCAGA GAACGTGTCGCGCTGCTGAAGACGTGCGTGGACTGTCTGGACCGGTGTCAGAACCAGCTGATCACGCGGCTGAaggactggaggctggagcagtACAAGGCCTCCATCGGCTGCCCCTTCGACGACAACCTCAACACGCTGCAGTCCGG GTGTGAGCAGCTGCTCGAGTACAACGGGAGGCTGAggcaggagctgatgctgacGGGAGACCTGGGCCCGGAGCACGAGAGACTGGAGCAACTGCTGCACATTCTGGTCCAAAG CTCGCTCGTGGTGGATAAGCAGCCGCCTCAAGTCATCAAGACTCAGTCCAAGTTCTCCAGTACTGTGCGGTACCTGCTGGGGCAGAAGGTCGTCCCCGGGAAGCCTGTGGTGCTGAAGGCGCAAATCATTAACGAACTGCAGGCCAGGAACCTGGATAGTGTACCCGG CTGCAGTGACAACGTTGGGGAGCTGATCAACAACAACGCCATCCTCGAACACAACTCGGCCACCAAGAGCACGTTGGCCACCTTCAGGAACATG TCCATCAGGAGGATCAAGAGGGCCGACAGGAAGGGGTCCGAGTCGGTCACGGAGGAGAAGTTCGCCATTCTGTTCACCACCGAGATCAACATCACGGGCTGCAGCTCTCCGTACAAGATACAG ATGATCTCACTGCCGGTGGTGGTCATAGTTCACGGGAGCCAAGACATCAACGCTCTGGCCACCATCATATGGGACTGCGCCTTTTCTGAGCGG GACCGAGTGCCGTTCGTGGTGCCGGAGCGCGTCCCGTGGGCGCTGATGTGCAGCACCCTCAACAGTAAGTTCTCCTCCGAGGTGCAGACggaccacagtctggaccaGTACAACCAGCTGTTTTTGGCCCAGAAGATCTTTGACAAGCCCGACTTCATAGACGACTTCAGCAAGATGATGGTCTCCTGGACCCAGTTTAATAAG GACCCGTTGCCCGGGCGACAGTTTACCTTCTGGATGTGGTTTGAGGGCGCGATGGAGCTGACGAAGAAGCACCTGAGAACCTACTGGAGCTCAGG GGTCATATTTGGGTTCATTGGGAAGCAGCATCTACACCTGATTCTCAAAGACAGGCCCAATGGGACGTTCTTGCTCCGATTCAGTGACTCTGAGATTGGAGGAATCACCATCGCTTACGTGTCTGCCACCGAGA ATGGGGGTCAGATCATCCAGAACATCCAGCCCTTCACCAAAAGAGACCTAGAGATCCGTAGCCTTGGCGACCGCATCCGCGACATCAACCACATAACTTACCTGTATCCAGAATTCCCCAAGGATGATGTTTTCAAGCAATTCTACACAG cagagcatCAACCGCTGCCTCCTGGCGGTTACATCCCGGCGACGCTGCATACGATAGTTGGCAC ggaccCTGGCTCAGACACCCCCAACGCCTGTCCTCCTGCTATGACACCCATGGCGGTGAACCCCGT GCAAACGTTGCAGCCGTTCAGCCCACAAGAGTCCATCGCTCCTCAGGACATGGACACCGGACCTGACGTCTTCCGTCCTGTTAT ACCTGCAGACCTGGATCTAGACAGCATCCTGGAAACCCTGAATGCCGGTGAAAACTGTTTGGACACTAAACAGTGA
- the stat6 gene encoding signal transducer and activator of transcription 6 isoform X2, protein MNVRLPSTTSQQPSVIMAQWTRMSQIIPVLSYDTINSLYPVSTFPIEARHYLSEWIESQRWDDFTLEKMEQEGQAGFLLDQTISLLQHVALQSANVVDRMKLMQISRNMTSLKHSPLRFAVMIRDILRKERVLMSSQPTPAFQAPPNQLPMVQDLEDLSAKVAKVQEIRQQTHQVQEELNWQYDKVENPHEPKTAEMKSQIQKLEFIVESAARERVALLKTCVDCLDRCQNQLITRLKDWRLEQYKASIGCPFDDNLNTLQSGCEQLLEYNGRLRQELMLTGDLGPEHERLEQLLHILVQSSLVVDKQPPQVIKTQSKFSSTVRYLLGQKVVPGKPVVLKAQIINELQARNLDSVPGCSDNVGELINNNAILEHNSATKSTLATFRNMSIRRIKRADRKGSESVTEEKFAILFTTEINITGCSSPYKIQMISLPVVVIVHGSQDINALATIIWDCAFSERDRVPFVVPERVPWALMCSTLNSKFSSEVQTDHSLDQYNQLFLAQKIFDKPDFIDDFSKMMVSWTQFNKDPLPGRQFTFWMWFEGAMELTKKHLRTYWSSGVIFGFIGKQHLHLILKDRPNGTFLLRFSDSEIGGITIAYVSATENGGQIIQNIQPFTKRDLEIRSLGDRIRDINHITYLYPEFPKDDVFKQFYTEHQPLPPGGYIPATLHTIVGTDPGSDTPNACPPAMTPMAVNPVQTLQPFSPQESIAPQDMDTGPDVFRPVIPADLDLDSILETLNAGENCLDTKQ, encoded by the exons ATGAATGTGAGGCTTCCCAGTACAACGTCACAACAG CCCAGCGTGATCATGGCCCAGTGGACACGTATGAGCCAGATTATCCCGGTTCTGTCCTATGACACGATCAACAGCCTCTACCCCGTGTCCACCTTCCCCATCGAAGCCAGACATTATTTATCCGAATGGATCGAGAGCCAGCGATG GGACGACTTCACGCTGGAAAAGATGGAGCAGGAGGGCCAGGCCGGGTTTCTGCTGGACCAGACCATCAGCCTGCTGCAGCATGTGGCTCTGCAGAGCGCCAACGTAGTGGACAGGATGAAGCTGATGCAGATCAGCAGGAACATG ACGTCGCTGAAGCACAGCCCGCTGCGGTTTGCAGTGATGATCAGGGACATCCTGCGGAAGGAGCGCGTCCTCATGTCTTCG CAGCCCACGCCTGCGTTCCAGGCCCCTCCCAATCAGCTGCCCATGGTGCAGGACCTGGAGGACCTGTCTGCCAAAGTGGCCAAGGTCCAGGAAATCCGACAGCAGACTCACcaggtgcaggaggagctgaactgGCAGTACGACAAAGTGGAGAACCCGCACG AGCCCAAAACGGCAGAAATGAAGAGCCAGATCCAGAAGCTGGAGTTCATCGTAGAATCAGCAGCCAGA GAACGTGTCGCGCTGCTGAAGACGTGCGTGGACTGTCTGGACCGGTGTCAGAACCAGCTGATCACGCGGCTGAaggactggaggctggagcagtACAAGGCCTCCATCGGCTGCCCCTTCGACGACAACCTCAACACGCTGCAGTCCGG GTGTGAGCAGCTGCTCGAGTACAACGGGAGGCTGAggcaggagctgatgctgacGGGAGACCTGGGCCCGGAGCACGAGAGACTGGAGCAACTGCTGCACATTCTGGTCCAAAG CTCGCTCGTGGTGGATAAGCAGCCGCCTCAAGTCATCAAGACTCAGTCCAAGTTCTCCAGTACTGTGCGGTACCTGCTGGGGCAGAAGGTCGTCCCCGGGAAGCCTGTGGTGCTGAAGGCGCAAATCATTAACGAACTGCAGGCCAGGAACCTGGATAGTGTACCCGG CTGCAGTGACAACGTTGGGGAGCTGATCAACAACAACGCCATCCTCGAACACAACTCGGCCACCAAGAGCACGTTGGCCACCTTCAGGAACATG TCCATCAGGAGGATCAAGAGGGCCGACAGGAAGGGGTCCGAGTCGGTCACGGAGGAGAAGTTCGCCATTCTGTTCACCACCGAGATCAACATCACGGGCTGCAGCTCTCCGTACAAGATACAG ATGATCTCACTGCCGGTGGTGGTCATAGTTCACGGGAGCCAAGACATCAACGCTCTGGCCACCATCATATGGGACTGCGCCTTTTCTGAGCGG GACCGAGTGCCGTTCGTGGTGCCGGAGCGCGTCCCGTGGGCGCTGATGTGCAGCACCCTCAACAGTAAGTTCTCCTCCGAGGTGCAGACggaccacagtctggaccaGTACAACCAGCTGTTTTTGGCCCAGAAGATCTTTGACAAGCCCGACTTCATAGACGACTTCAGCAAGATGATGGTCTCCTGGACCCAGTTTAATAAG GACCCGTTGCCCGGGCGACAGTTTACCTTCTGGATGTGGTTTGAGGGCGCGATGGAGCTGACGAAGAAGCACCTGAGAACCTACTGGAGCTCAGG GGTCATATTTGGGTTCATTGGGAAGCAGCATCTACACCTGATTCTCAAAGACAGGCCCAATGGGACGTTCTTGCTCCGATTCAGTGACTCTGAGATTGGAGGAATCACCATCGCTTACGTGTCTGCCACCGAGA ATGGGGGTCAGATCATCCAGAACATCCAGCCCTTCACCAAAAGAGACCTAGAGATCCGTAGCCTTGGCGACCGCATCCGCGACATCAACCACATAACTTACCTGTATCCAGAATTCCCCAAGGATGATGTTTTCAAGCAATTCTACACAG agcatCAACCGCTGCCTCCTGGCGGTTACATCCCGGCGACGCTGCATACGATAGTTGGCAC ggaccCTGGCTCAGACACCCCCAACGCCTGTCCTCCTGCTATGACACCCATGGCGGTGAACCCCGT GCAAACGTTGCAGCCGTTCAGCCCACAAGAGTCCATCGCTCCTCAGGACATGGACACCGGACCTGACGTCTTCCGTCCTGTTAT ACCTGCAGACCTGGATCTAGACAGCATCCTGGAAACCCTGAATGCCGGTGAAAACTGTTTGGACACTAAACAGTGA
- the stat6 gene encoding signal transducer and activator of transcription 6 isoform X5, which yields MNVRLPSTTSQQPSVIMAQWTRMSQIIPVLSYDTINSLYPVSTFPIEARHYLSEWIESQRWDDFTLEKMEQEGQAGFLLDQTISLLQHVALQSANVVDRMKLMQISRNMTSLKHSPLRFAVMIRDILRKERVLMSSPTPAFQAPPNQLPMVQDLEDLSAKVAKVQEIRQQTHQVQEELNWQYDKVENPHEPKTAEMKSQIQKLEFIVESAARERVALLKTCVDCLDRCQNQLITRLKDWRLEQYKASIGCPFDDNLNTLQSGCEQLLEYNGRLRQELMLTGDLGPEHERLEQLLHILVQSSLVVDKQPPQVIKTQSKFSSTVRYLLGQKVVPGKPVVLKAQIINELQARNLDSVPGCSDNVGELINNNAILEHNSATKSTLATFRNMSIRRIKRADRKGSESVTEEKFAILFTTEINITGCSSPYKIQMISLPVVVIVHGSQDINALATIIWDCAFSERDRVPFVVPERVPWALMCSTLNSKFSSEVQTDHSLDQYNQLFLAQKIFDKPDFIDDFSKMMVSWTQFNKDPLPGRQFTFWMWFEGAMELTKKHLRTYWSSGVIFGFIGKQHLHLILKDRPNGTFLLRFSDSEIGGITIAYVSATENGGQIIQNIQPFTKRDLEIRSLGDRIRDINHITYLYPEFPKDDVFKQFYTEHQPLPPGGYIPATLHTIVGTDPGSDTPNACPPAMTPMAVNPVQTLQPFSPQESIAPQDMDTGPDVFRPVIPADLDLDSILETLNAGENCLDTKQ from the exons ATGAATGTGAGGCTTCCCAGTACAACGTCACAACAG CCCAGCGTGATCATGGCCCAGTGGACACGTATGAGCCAGATTATCCCGGTTCTGTCCTATGACACGATCAACAGCCTCTACCCCGTGTCCACCTTCCCCATCGAAGCCAGACATTATTTATCCGAATGGATCGAGAGCCAGCGATG GGACGACTTCACGCTGGAAAAGATGGAGCAGGAGGGCCAGGCCGGGTTTCTGCTGGACCAGACCATCAGCCTGCTGCAGCATGTGGCTCTGCAGAGCGCCAACGTAGTGGACAGGATGAAGCTGATGCAGATCAGCAGGAACATG ACGTCGCTGAAGCACAGCCCGCTGCGGTTTGCAGTGATGATCAGGGACATCCTGCGGAAGGAGCGCGTCCTCATGTCTTCG CCCACGCCTGCGTTCCAGGCCCCTCCCAATCAGCTGCCCATGGTGCAGGACCTGGAGGACCTGTCTGCCAAAGTGGCCAAGGTCCAGGAAATCCGACAGCAGACTCACcaggtgcaggaggagctgaactgGCAGTACGACAAAGTGGAGAACCCGCACG AGCCCAAAACGGCAGAAATGAAGAGCCAGATCCAGAAGCTGGAGTTCATCGTAGAATCAGCAGCCAGA GAACGTGTCGCGCTGCTGAAGACGTGCGTGGACTGTCTGGACCGGTGTCAGAACCAGCTGATCACGCGGCTGAaggactggaggctggagcagtACAAGGCCTCCATCGGCTGCCCCTTCGACGACAACCTCAACACGCTGCAGTCCGG GTGTGAGCAGCTGCTCGAGTACAACGGGAGGCTGAggcaggagctgatgctgacGGGAGACCTGGGCCCGGAGCACGAGAGACTGGAGCAACTGCTGCACATTCTGGTCCAAAG CTCGCTCGTGGTGGATAAGCAGCCGCCTCAAGTCATCAAGACTCAGTCCAAGTTCTCCAGTACTGTGCGGTACCTGCTGGGGCAGAAGGTCGTCCCCGGGAAGCCTGTGGTGCTGAAGGCGCAAATCATTAACGAACTGCAGGCCAGGAACCTGGATAGTGTACCCGG CTGCAGTGACAACGTTGGGGAGCTGATCAACAACAACGCCATCCTCGAACACAACTCGGCCACCAAGAGCACGTTGGCCACCTTCAGGAACATG TCCATCAGGAGGATCAAGAGGGCCGACAGGAAGGGGTCCGAGTCGGTCACGGAGGAGAAGTTCGCCATTCTGTTCACCACCGAGATCAACATCACGGGCTGCAGCTCTCCGTACAAGATACAG ATGATCTCACTGCCGGTGGTGGTCATAGTTCACGGGAGCCAAGACATCAACGCTCTGGCCACCATCATATGGGACTGCGCCTTTTCTGAGCGG GACCGAGTGCCGTTCGTGGTGCCGGAGCGCGTCCCGTGGGCGCTGATGTGCAGCACCCTCAACAGTAAGTTCTCCTCCGAGGTGCAGACggaccacagtctggaccaGTACAACCAGCTGTTTTTGGCCCAGAAGATCTTTGACAAGCCCGACTTCATAGACGACTTCAGCAAGATGATGGTCTCCTGGACCCAGTTTAATAAG GACCCGTTGCCCGGGCGACAGTTTACCTTCTGGATGTGGTTTGAGGGCGCGATGGAGCTGACGAAGAAGCACCTGAGAACCTACTGGAGCTCAGG GGTCATATTTGGGTTCATTGGGAAGCAGCATCTACACCTGATTCTCAAAGACAGGCCCAATGGGACGTTCTTGCTCCGATTCAGTGACTCTGAGATTGGAGGAATCACCATCGCTTACGTGTCTGCCACCGAGA ATGGGGGTCAGATCATCCAGAACATCCAGCCCTTCACCAAAAGAGACCTAGAGATCCGTAGCCTTGGCGACCGCATCCGCGACATCAACCACATAACTTACCTGTATCCAGAATTCCCCAAGGATGATGTTTTCAAGCAATTCTACACAG agcatCAACCGCTGCCTCCTGGCGGTTACATCCCGGCGACGCTGCATACGATAGTTGGCAC ggaccCTGGCTCAGACACCCCCAACGCCTGTCCTCCTGCTATGACACCCATGGCGGTGAACCCCGT GCAAACGTTGCAGCCGTTCAGCCCACAAGAGTCCATCGCTCCTCAGGACATGGACACCGGACCTGACGTCTTCCGTCCTGTTAT ACCTGCAGACCTGGATCTAGACAGCATCCTGGAAACCCTGAATGCCGGTGAAAACTGTTTGGACACTAAACAGTGA
- the stat6 gene encoding signal transducer and activator of transcription 6 isoform X1, giving the protein MNVRLPSTTSQQPSVIMAQWTRMSQIIPVLSYDTINSLYPVSTFPIEARHYLSEWIESQRWDDFTLEKMEQEGQAGFLLDQTISLLQHVALQSANVVDRMKLMQISRNMTSLKHSPLRFAVMIRDILRKERVLMSSQPTPAFQAPPNQLPMVQDLEDLSAKVAKVQEIRQQTHQVQEELNWQYDKVENPHEPKTAEMKSQIQKLEFIVESAARERVALLKTCVDCLDRCQNQLITRLKDWRLEQYKASIGCPFDDNLNTLQSGCEQLLEYNGRLRQELMLTGDLGPEHERLEQLLHILVQSSLVVDKQPPQVIKTQSKFSSTVRYLLGQKVVPGKPVVLKAQIINELQARNLDSVPGCSDNVGELINNNAILEHNSATKSTLATFRNMSIRRIKRADRKGSESVTEEKFAILFTTEINITGCSSPYKIQMISLPVVVIVHGSQDINALATIIWDCAFSERDRVPFVVPERVPWALMCSTLNSKFSSEVQTDHSLDQYNQLFLAQKIFDKPDFIDDFSKMMVSWTQFNKDPLPGRQFTFWMWFEGAMELTKKHLRTYWSSGVIFGFIGKQHLHLILKDRPNGTFLLRFSDSEIGGITIAYVSATENGGQIIQNIQPFTKRDLEIRSLGDRIRDINHITYLYPEFPKDDVFKQFYTAEHQPLPPGGYIPATLHTIVGTDPGSDTPNACPPAMTPMAVNPVQTLQPFSPQESIAPQDMDTGPDVFRPVIPADLDLDSILETLNAGENCLDTKQ; this is encoded by the exons ATGAATGTGAGGCTTCCCAGTACAACGTCACAACAG CCCAGCGTGATCATGGCCCAGTGGACACGTATGAGCCAGATTATCCCGGTTCTGTCCTATGACACGATCAACAGCCTCTACCCCGTGTCCACCTTCCCCATCGAAGCCAGACATTATTTATCCGAATGGATCGAGAGCCAGCGATG GGACGACTTCACGCTGGAAAAGATGGAGCAGGAGGGCCAGGCCGGGTTTCTGCTGGACCAGACCATCAGCCTGCTGCAGCATGTGGCTCTGCAGAGCGCCAACGTAGTGGACAGGATGAAGCTGATGCAGATCAGCAGGAACATG ACGTCGCTGAAGCACAGCCCGCTGCGGTTTGCAGTGATGATCAGGGACATCCTGCGGAAGGAGCGCGTCCTCATGTCTTCG CAGCCCACGCCTGCGTTCCAGGCCCCTCCCAATCAGCTGCCCATGGTGCAGGACCTGGAGGACCTGTCTGCCAAAGTGGCCAAGGTCCAGGAAATCCGACAGCAGACTCACcaggtgcaggaggagctgaactgGCAGTACGACAAAGTGGAGAACCCGCACG AGCCCAAAACGGCAGAAATGAAGAGCCAGATCCAGAAGCTGGAGTTCATCGTAGAATCAGCAGCCAGA GAACGTGTCGCGCTGCTGAAGACGTGCGTGGACTGTCTGGACCGGTGTCAGAACCAGCTGATCACGCGGCTGAaggactggaggctggagcagtACAAGGCCTCCATCGGCTGCCCCTTCGACGACAACCTCAACACGCTGCAGTCCGG GTGTGAGCAGCTGCTCGAGTACAACGGGAGGCTGAggcaggagctgatgctgacGGGAGACCTGGGCCCGGAGCACGAGAGACTGGAGCAACTGCTGCACATTCTGGTCCAAAG CTCGCTCGTGGTGGATAAGCAGCCGCCTCAAGTCATCAAGACTCAGTCCAAGTTCTCCAGTACTGTGCGGTACCTGCTGGGGCAGAAGGTCGTCCCCGGGAAGCCTGTGGTGCTGAAGGCGCAAATCATTAACGAACTGCAGGCCAGGAACCTGGATAGTGTACCCGG CTGCAGTGACAACGTTGGGGAGCTGATCAACAACAACGCCATCCTCGAACACAACTCGGCCACCAAGAGCACGTTGGCCACCTTCAGGAACATG TCCATCAGGAGGATCAAGAGGGCCGACAGGAAGGGGTCCGAGTCGGTCACGGAGGAGAAGTTCGCCATTCTGTTCACCACCGAGATCAACATCACGGGCTGCAGCTCTCCGTACAAGATACAG ATGATCTCACTGCCGGTGGTGGTCATAGTTCACGGGAGCCAAGACATCAACGCTCTGGCCACCATCATATGGGACTGCGCCTTTTCTGAGCGG GACCGAGTGCCGTTCGTGGTGCCGGAGCGCGTCCCGTGGGCGCTGATGTGCAGCACCCTCAACAGTAAGTTCTCCTCCGAGGTGCAGACggaccacagtctggaccaGTACAACCAGCTGTTTTTGGCCCAGAAGATCTTTGACAAGCCCGACTTCATAGACGACTTCAGCAAGATGATGGTCTCCTGGACCCAGTTTAATAAG GACCCGTTGCCCGGGCGACAGTTTACCTTCTGGATGTGGTTTGAGGGCGCGATGGAGCTGACGAAGAAGCACCTGAGAACCTACTGGAGCTCAGG GGTCATATTTGGGTTCATTGGGAAGCAGCATCTACACCTGATTCTCAAAGACAGGCCCAATGGGACGTTCTTGCTCCGATTCAGTGACTCTGAGATTGGAGGAATCACCATCGCTTACGTGTCTGCCACCGAGA ATGGGGGTCAGATCATCCAGAACATCCAGCCCTTCACCAAAAGAGACCTAGAGATCCGTAGCCTTGGCGACCGCATCCGCGACATCAACCACATAACTTACCTGTATCCAGAATTCCCCAAGGATGATGTTTTCAAGCAATTCTACACAG cagagcatCAACCGCTGCCTCCTGGCGGTTACATCCCGGCGACGCTGCATACGATAGTTGGCAC ggaccCTGGCTCAGACACCCCCAACGCCTGTCCTCCTGCTATGACACCCATGGCGGTGAACCCCGT GCAAACGTTGCAGCCGTTCAGCCCACAAGAGTCCATCGCTCCTCAGGACATGGACACCGGACCTGACGTCTTCCGTCCTGTTAT ACCTGCAGACCTGGATCTAGACAGCATCCTGGAAACCCTGAATGCCGGTGAAAACTGTTTGGACACTAAACAGTGA